A part of Aegilops tauschii subsp. strangulata cultivar AL8/78 chromosome 2, Aet v6.0, whole genome shotgun sequence genomic DNA contains:
- the LOC109767066 gene encoding 18.8 kDa class V heat shock protein → MDYPMQEVHQHPGFRAVHPWQWWQWQLSVLASSSSPPAPSSRPPNHVSWDETGAAHIYSADLPGVKKEEIRVEIEDGRYLVIRTELDAGDAEVHGRRGSFARKFRLPGMVDADGITAEYAHGVLTVTVPRMHTRARPVVNLIGLGPACDPVARAA, encoded by the exons ATGGATTACCCGATGCAGGAGGTGCACCAGCACCCAGGATTCCGGGCGGTTCATCCATGGCAGTGGTGGCAGTGGCAGCTCTCCGTCCTGGCTTCGTCCTCTTCGCCTCCGGCTCCGTCGTCGCGGCCGCCCAACCACGTCAGCTGGGATGAGACCGGCGCCGCGCATATCTACTCCGCTGACCTCCCCG GCGTGAAGAAGGAGGAGATCAGGGTGGAGATTGAGGACGGGAGGTACCTCGTCATACGCACCGAACTGGACGCTGGTGACGCGGAAGTCCACGGCCGCCGAGGCAGCTTCGCGAGGAAGTTCCGGCTGCCGGGGATGGTGGACGCCGACGGCATCACGGCCGAGTACGCCCACGGCGTACTGACCGTGACGGTGCCCAGGATGCACACCCGGGCCCGGCCCGTGGTCAATCTCATCGGGCTTGGTCCTGCCTGCGACCCCGTGGCCAGAGCAGCTTAA